The genomic DNA GAGTCGGTTACCTTTTGGGAAGCTGAAAGTCTAGTTATTAAGAATGGGAAACGTCTCCTTACGCACCAATCCAAACAATCGGCTATTTTAACTTTTGAATGGGACTTAGAAAAAATGGATTTAGTCTCCCCTGACTTTACCATTACCATCATTTAATTGATCATTTACAAAAGGAAAGGATGGAACATATTGGTTCCATCCTTTTTATTCTATATAGTTGATTGTTCAAATTAGAACTTTGAGTGATAGTTTTCAATTTCCCAAGCGTGAACGGAGATGCGGTAGCTATCCCACTCTGCTTTTTTCATTGCTACATATTCACCATATACGTGCTCGCCTAATGCTTTAGCACCAAAGTTACTAGCTTCTAATTCAACTACAGCTTCTTTTAAGCTTCCAGGAAGATTCTCAATTCCTAAATGAGCTCTTCTCTCATCTGTCATATGGAAGATGTCTTCGTTAATTGGAGCTGGAGCTTCTAGTTCTTTTTCAATTCCATCTAAACCTGCAGCTGCAATGACAGCAAACGTTAAGTATGGGTTTGCAGATGGATCTGGACAACGTAATTCTACGCGAGTCGCAAGACCTTTCTTTGCTGGAATACGGATAAGAGCCGAACGGTTAGATGCTGACCATGCAAGGTAGCATGGCGCTTCATAGCCAGGTACTAAACGCTTATAAGAGTTTACTAGCGGATTTGTTACAGCCGCGAAGCTCTTTACGTTTTCAAGTACACCTGCAATGAAATGGTATGCTTTCTTCGATAATTGTAACTCATCCGATGGATCAAAGAAGGCATTTTCGCTTCCTTCAAAGAACGACATATTCACGTGCATACCAGAACCATTGATTCCGAATGCAGGCTTCGGCATGAATGTTGCATGTAATCCAAATTTCTGAGCAATGGTTTTAACTACCCATTTATACGTAGTAGACAAATCTGCTGCTGTTAAAGCATCTGCATACTTGAAATTGATTTCATGTTGACCTTCAGCTACCTCATGGTGAGACGCTTCAATTGTAAAGCCCATTGCCTTTAATGTACGGTAAATTTCTAAACGAACGCGCTCTCCAAGATCATGTGGTGATGGCTCGAAATAGCCAGCTTTATCACTTAGTTCTTGAGTTGCGTAGCCATTTTCGTCTGTTTTGAATAAGAAGAATTCTAGCTCAGGTCCAACTGAAATCGTATATCCACTTTCAGCCGCACGCTCAACAGTTTTCTTTAAAACATTTCTTGTATCTCCATCAAATGGTGTTCCATCCGGGTTTTTTACAGAACATAAAAATCTAGCTTCTGAATATCCTTCTTCTACTGACCAAGGTAAAACAGCAAATGTTGTTAAATCCGGTTGTAAGTAAAGGTCTGACTTATTAATAGGGGAGAACCCTTTAACAGAAGATCCGTCAAACATCATTTTTCCTTCTACTACATCCTCTAATTGCTCCACTGTTACTGTTACATGCTTTAAGATTCCTTCAATATCAACGAATTGTAAGTGTAATAGTTCTACACTTTTTTCTTTTATTGTTTCTTTAATTTGTTCTAGAGTTGAAGTTTCTAATTCTACTAAAGTATTTGTCATGTTAGATAATCCCCCGTCACTGTGTTATATTATATGACATTCATTTAAATGAATTATAATAGATGTTTCACATTTCGACAACTTCTTTTTTAAATTTTTTGATAACTATTTTTCTATTTACTATTCTCTTTAAAAATCTATGAGCATAAAAAAATACCATGTAAGCATTTACATGGTACCTGTGTAGCCATATGTGGAATCCTTACCCTACCTAGAGCTCCGATTTCAATTTTTTCACGTATTCTGGAATTTTATTTTCTCGACTGCAATTGTTACAATAATACTGCTTCACCTTTTCATCACACAGATACGTTTTTAAAGCAAACTCTGGAATTCTTTGAGGCACTCCACAATGCTGGCAGAAGAATAAATATTCACTCTTATTCATGGACCTCACTCCCGTTCAATCTTTTTTGGTTTGTTTTCAACGAAATTAGGTATTATTAAGTGTATGAGGCCAAAGCTTGTAAAACTACATCTTTTTTCATGGTCTTTCGTTTAAAATTCCTTCTTTCTTTTATTATATTCTTGAAATCGTTTTCTTGCATGATTCATATTTCATGGACAAGGCTACTTTTACAAGTTTTTAATGGTAAAAAGCTACTGGGAGGTAAACATGAAGAAACAAATCAAAGTCGTCGCTGCGGTGATTGAAAATGAATACAAAGAAATTTTATGCGCCCTCCGCTCTCCATCCATGGTGATGCCAAATATGTGGGAGTTTCCTGGTGGAAAGGTCGAAAAGGACGAGGATTTGCATACAGCGGTTAAACGCGAGATTCACGAAGAACTGGGCTGCCTCATCGAACCCGATGAATTACATAACGAGCATAGGCATGAGTATGAGACCTTTATCATTCAATTGATCACAATTAAATGTCGTTTGGTGGATGGCATCCCACTGCCAAGTGAACACTCGAAGCTCCTTTGGCTGAAACGAGAACATCTGTCTTCCCTTGTTTGGGCCCCTGCCGATATTCCCGCCGTCGAGTTGTTAAGGAAGGAATGGATGTAGAAATGAATTTGGTTGGGAAAGAGGTACACTCTTCCCCAGCTAATGGAAGATGATTCCCCACGATTGTGAAATTCATGGGCACTAAATCTAAACTTAATGACCTCCTTCTACTAAAATATGGATCTCAAGGGCACAAAATCTTTATTTAGCGACTTCATTCCACTAATTTCTGGAATTCACGGGCGCCAAATCTAAACTTAGTGACCTCATTCCACTAAAATATGGATCTCGAAGGCACTAAATCTTTATTTAGTTACTCTAACATGCTAATAACTGGAATCACCAGTCACTAAACCTAACTCAAACTCAGCACCCCATCCCACTAATTTGGAGTAACCACGGTCAAAAAATCACACTCCCCACAAAAAACGGACTTCCATTGATTTGGAGGTCCGCTACATGTATATTCAGTTATTCTTTACTAATCTAATCTTTTTTTGAAAATAAACTATCAAGAGCAGAGGAATTGAATCCTTTCACGATCAACCATACAGCTAAAATCATTTCATTCGCTGCTACCGGCAGTGCCAACAACCCACCCCAAACTGACACTTGCTCAATAACACCAAACATCACTAACAAGGCACAAACAAACACAAGAGCTGCTCCGGTCATACCTAAAATTGGAATAAACCTAGGTACGAGCTTGGTTTTATAAAATATATAACTGTACTCATCGTATTGATACCTAGCATGAAATTGGGCCCTAGCATAAATGTCCATTCATGGATGGCTTTTAATACGGTACCTGACGTTTGAAAAGCTGCTGCATCCGGAGCTCCAGCTGCAATAAATTCTCGGCTTAAGGTCAAAAGGGACAGCACGCTGATCACACCAACCGTAATGACAATCGCTTCAAGAAACCGAAAACAAACATGCCATAATGCGATGGTTTCGTTATATCTTCTTAAAATCGGAAACATTGTCGTTGCTGTACCAACCGCTGAAACGACAAGAATTAATTCCATTAGTGCTCCCCATATGATTTGGTTCGCGTGTTTGGAACCATTGCTCAAGTAATCGGAACCATTAAGGATAGGATCGTATAATAACACACCCGCTACTGCCGAAACGGCTGCAAGAATAAACAGTACTCCCACTAGTTTGGCTGCTCTTTTGTTTATCATCATTTATTTATCCCCTTCTGTTCATAAATTGACAAACGTTAAAACAAAAACAATCATCAAAAATTCTTACTGTGTTGGGTCATCTCCATAAAAGAATACTTCCTCCAACGGTAAGTGAAAGGCGTGAGCAATACGAAAAGCGAGTTCAAGAGATGGGGAGTAGTTTCCCTTTTCGAGAGCCACGATGGTTTGTCTGGTTACACCCACCTTGTCAGCTAATTGCTGCTGGGTCATTTCATCATGATTGAATCGTAATTTTCGAATGTGATTGCCGACAAGATTTTTTCCCATTTTAGACCCCTTTCCGATAATGATAAAGTTTCGTAGCTGATCCAGTCACATCCGAAACAAAGCCCGAAAGAATCAAGACTATAAACATTACGTGTAACGGCTGGTAAATGATCAGTGATCCCATAGCAAGAAGAAAGCCGATGACAAACACAAAAAATGAGTTTCGGAACGCTTTCAGGTCGATTAATTTATCCAGTTCATCCGCAAATTTTGGTTCCTTTTCTCTGGTTGTCATTCTATAAATGATGTTAAAGATGATGCTGATTACGATGTGTGCAACGATGGAAACGACCGTCAAGATGAGGACGAAACTACCCCAAAAACGAAAGGCTTCGGGAGACTCTAGCCCTCCTTCGGGATATTGAGGATACATATACAAACCATAAAACCCAAAAATGAGAATAGCACTGATCAATGACACGATACTTTTCTTTTCTTGATACGTCATAATAAACCTCACTTGTCAATTTACTTTTACTTAATGTTAAACCTGTTATACATAATGTATAGTGAACTTTACATAAAGTCAAGAAAATTTTACCAAAAAAGACCGGACACAGTTGTAACAGTGTGCCGGCCTTTATTGTGATGAATCTAGCAATTTACTCCTCAGAAAAATAAGAACAACAATAATCAACAACCGAATGAACTTTTAAAGAAAAGCTTTCGTTGGCAGGTACATAAAACACACCACTATTTTCGATTGTTTTCCATTCTTGCCCCTGTAATTTATATTCAAGGACTCCCGCTTGAATATCCATCTCTTCTTTTTGAGATGTTGAAAATTCATATTCTCCTGGAAGCATAATTCCTAACGTTTTTCGAGTTCCATCCTGAAAAACTACGGTTCTACTTGTTACCTTTCCCTCAAAGTAAATATTTGCTTTCGTAGAGATTGTTACATTCGTAAATTCTGCCATTGGATCCATCCTCTCCCTTTTCTGTCCTCATTTAATCATAAAATCTTTAATTGGGGAACAAAAAGTTGAGAGTCAACTAGGAATAAAAACTATAAATATCTGAACAGAGTATAGGATGAATACTATAAGTCTATTACACTAATCTCCATTTCTTACCTACGCATTTAAAAATGGTAACAGATTATAATAAAAATGTACGATTGACGGTTACTAGTTGCCCTACCTTTTTATTATTTGAAACATATGCTGTTGATTGAAGGTTCGTAGTTTCTACTATGAACCCAAAATAATAGAAAGGAATGATATTATGGG from Robertmurraya sp. FSL R5-0851 includes the following:
- the glnA gene encoding type I glutamate--ammonia ligase, which codes for MTNTLVELETSTLEQIKETIKEKSVELLHLQFVDIEGILKHVTVTVEQLEDVVEGKMMFDGSSVKGFSPINKSDLYLQPDLTTFAVLPWSVEEGYSEARFLCSVKNPDGTPFDGDTRNVLKKTVERAAESGYTISVGPELEFFLFKTDENGYATQELSDKAGYFEPSPHDLGERVRLEIYRTLKAMGFTIEASHHEVAEGQHEINFKYADALTAADLSTTYKWVVKTIAQKFGLHATFMPKPAFGINGSGMHVNMSFFEGSENAFFDPSDELQLSKKAYHFIAGVLENVKSFAAVTNPLVNSYKRLVPGYEAPCYLAWSASNRSALIRIPAKKGLATRVELRCPDPSANPYLTFAVIAAAGLDGIEKELEAPAPINEDIFHMTDERRAHLGIENLPGSLKEAVVELEASNFGAKALGEHVYGEYVAMKKAEWDSYRISVHAWEIENYHSKF
- a CDS encoding NUDIX domain-containing protein, producing MKKQIKVVAAVIENEYKEILCALRSPSMVMPNMWEFPGGKVEKDEDLHTAVKREIHEELGCLIEPDELHNEHRHEYETFIIQLITIKCRLVDGIPLPSEHSKLLWLKREHLSSLVWAPADIPAVELLRKEWM
- a CDS encoding helix-turn-helix transcriptional regulator produces the protein MGKNLVGNHIRKLRFNHDEMTQQQLADKVGVTRQTIVALEKGNYSPSLELAFRIAHAFHLPLEEVFFYGDDPTQ
- the ppnP gene encoding pyrimidine/purine nucleoside phosphorylase — encoded protein: MAEFTNVTISTKANIYFEGKVTSRTVVFQDGTRKTLGIMLPGEYEFSTSQKEEMDIQAGVLEYKLQGQEWKTIENSGVFYVPANESFSLKVHSVVDYCCSYFSEE